In the genome of Oncorhynchus mykiss isolate Arlee chromosome 18, USDA_OmykA_1.1, whole genome shotgun sequence, one region contains:
- the LOC110495687 gene encoding lipoyltransferase 1, mitochondrial produces the protein MILRTFSNLCAQSQACFRSARAKSTLSAVIDETGKSGLILKSLSTDIFENLALEDWIHNHVDLQNRNMLFLWSNAPAVVIGRHQNPWQECNLQVMRQKGIPLARRRSGGGTVFHDLGNVNLTFFTSKKNYDRHRNLQVVTSALKGLRPDMDVRATERFDILLNGQHKISGTAAKLGRTAAYHHCTLLCSADRALLSAVLKSTCQGIKSNATQSVPSPVKNLLDEDPTLDCDTIMDSVASQYNTEFGFSSPVTLVDPSDELSLPGIQRMARELLAWEWTFGRTPKFSICTTFELKNDTSICNATLNMDIKNGIIETCDIEVPSDWLPVELSREFSLHLIGGKLCPYETSVIAAEFLRTIPQNKELERKMYNLCRRVVFMM, from the coding sequence ATGATTTTAAGAACATTCTCGAATTTGTGCGCACAATCCCAAGCCTGTTTTCGATCGGCTCGAGCCAAGAGCACATTGTCAGCTGTCATTGACGAGACTGGTAAGTCAGGACTTATCCTCAAATCTTTGTCAACAGACATATTTGAAAACTTAGCATTGGAGGACTGGATACACAATCATGTTGACCTCCAAAACCGTAACATGCTCTTCTTATGGAGTAATGCCCCAGCGGTGGTGATAGGGAGACATCAGAACCCGTGGCAAGAGTGCAACCTTCAGGTCATGAGACAGAAAGGGATACCGCTCGCCAGGCGACGCAGTGGGGGCGGGACTGTATTCCACGATTTAGGAAATGTCAATTTGACTTTCTTCACCTCCAAGAAAAACTATGACCGTCACAGGAATCTCCAAGTTGTGACAAGTGCTCTGAAAGGACTCAGGCCAGACATGGATGTACGTGCAACAGAGAGGTTTGACATCTTGCTGAATGGCCAACACAAGATTTCAGGAACCGCTGCTAAATTGGGAAGGACAGCAGCTTACCATCACTGCACTCTGCTGTGTTCGGCTGACAGGGCACTGCTGTCCGCGGTGCTGAAATCCACCTGCCAGGGTATCAAGAGCAATGCAACGCAAAGCGTGCCATCCCCTGTGAAAAACCTGCTGGATGAGGACCCGACGTTGGACTGTGACACTATCATGGATTCAGTGGCATCCCAGTACAACACAGAGTTTGGTTTCAGCAGCCCTGTAACACTTGTGGACCCAAGTGATGAGCTGTCCTTGCCTGGTATCCAAAGAATGGCCCGTGAACTGTTGGCATGGGAGTGGACATTTGGAAGGACTCCTAAGTTCAGTATCTGTACGACTTTTGAGTTGAAAAATGACACATCTATCTGCAATGCAACTCTAAACATGGACATCAAAAATGGCATTATAGAAACTTGTGACATTGAGGTTCCCTCGGACTGGTTACCTGTGGAGTTGTCTCGAGAGTTCTCCTTACACCTGATAGGTGGGAAATTATGTCCCTATGAGACATCAGTAATCGCAGCAGAATTTCTGAGGACAATCCCACAAAATAAAGAACTTGAAAGAAAGATGTATAATCTGTGCCGAAGAGTTGTCTTCATGATGTGA